From the genome of Propionispora vibrioides, one region includes:
- the fosX gene encoding FosX/FosE/FosI family fosfomycin resistance hydrolase gives MIEGISHITFIVKDLAKATEFFEKIFDAKEVYSSGDDTFSLSREKFFLIHDQWIAVMEGEALPVRSYNHMAFKIAEDDVELYQARIQALGLECRAPRPRVPGEGQSIYFYDFDNHLFELHTGTLAERLARYRQENRITAGDSGGPAEGNKI, from the coding sequence ATGATTGAGGGAATCAGCCACATTACTTTCATTGTCAAGGACCTGGCAAAGGCTACGGAGTTTTTTGAAAAGATATTTGATGCAAAAGAGGTCTACTCCAGTGGAGATGATACCTTTTCGTTGTCACGGGAAAAGTTTTTCCTGATTCACGATCAATGGATCGCCGTGATGGAGGGAGAAGCGCTGCCGGTGCGCAGCTATAACCATATGGCTTTTAAAATCGCCGAAGACGATGTGGAACTGTATCAGGCGCGGATTCAAGCATTGGGGCTGGAATGCCGGGCGCCCAGGCCGCGGGTACCGGGAGAAGGCCAGTCGATTTACTTTTATGATTTCGACAATCATTTATTTGAGCTGCATACCGGGACGCTGGCGGAACGGCTGGCACGTTACCGGCAGGAAAATCGGATTACGGCAGGCGACAGCGGTGGACCTGCTGAGGGAAATAAAATATGA